The DNA region GTTCTCCGGGGTCTCAAACTCGCAGCCGAACCACCGGAACATCCATTTCGGGGTGGACGCGGCCCACCGGGGCGACGCCTGGACGGACTGCGGACGGCCCGGCAACGCCGTGTTTGTGTTCGGGTTTGCCGTGCACGATGACAGCCTGTACGCGGCGACCTGCGAGCCGGGTGAAAGGGAGTCCGGCCATGTGTACCGGTATGCGGGCGGCACGGCGTGGGAGGACTGCGGAAGTCCGGACGGGAGCAACGCCGTGGCGGCGCTGGCCGTGCATGACGGGCGGCTGTACGCGGGCACCTCGCGGTATGACACCACGGGCTCCGCGCTGGACGCCTCGCCCAACACCACCCCAGGCGGGGCGGTGTACCGGCATGAGGGCGGCAAGGAATGGACCTTCTGCGGTCGGCTGGAGAATCCCGAAACCGGCGCGGCGGCGACCATGGGCGGGATGGCCGTCTTTCGCGGGGAGTTATACGCCACCACACTGAAGCAGGAGGGTTTCGGGCTGTACCGGTACCTGGGGGGTGAGGCGTGGGAGTACTGCGGGAATCCGGGGCGGCGCGTGCTGAACCCCTGCGCGTTCAACGGCGCCCTGTACATGGTCTCCTACGACGCGCCCGGCGGGCCGTTCCGTTACGACGGCGCGGGGTGGTCCTATGCGGGCGGCGGCATCCACCCGCCCATCCACCAGGACTACGCCTTTGCCGCGCTGGGCGGGCGGCTCCATGTGTCCACCTGGCCCGAGGCGCGGGTCTACCGCATGGAGCCGGGCGGGGAATGGACCGAATGCGGGCGCCCCGGCGAAGAGCTGGAGACGATGGGCATGATGGTCTACAACGGCAAACTGTACACGGGGACCCTGCCCTCGTCGGTGGTCTACCGATACGGCGGCGGCAGGACCTGGACACCCGTCGGGGGGCAGCTCGACACGGCGGAGGGGAAATACCGCCGGGCGTGGTCCATGGCACTGTACCGGGGAAAACTCTTCTGCGGCACCCTGCCATCGGGAAAAGTCTTCAGTTTGGAGGCGGGGCTGAACGTGACCCATGACCGCGAGCTCCCGCCCGGCTGGCGCCACCTCGCCGCCGTGCGCAGGGGAAACAGTCTGGCCCTGTATGTGGACGGGGAACCGGTCGCGGAGCACGCGGACCCGGACGCGCCCGTCCTGGACATCGCCAACGGGCAGCCCCTCCGCATCGGTTTCGGCGCGGGGGATTATTTCAACGGCTGGATGCGGGAACTGCGCGTCTACGAGAGGGCACTGTCGGCGGAGGAGCTGCGGGGGGTGTTTGGGGCGGGGGGAAAGTAAGGGATGCGGACAAGGCGCCCGGCGCGCATGTCGGTCTTGTTCACAAGGTTCGCAGTCATCTGCGCGCCGTGAGCCAGTCCCCTGGGCGCGGCGGGGCATGGTGTATACTCATTTCCGCGGACCAACCACAGAAAGGGAGCGCGTATGCATTCGGCACGGAATATCATGGGGCGGCTTGCCGGGTTGGCGGCCGTGGCGGTCCTGCTCGCTGTGTGCGCGGGGGGCGGCGCGGCGGCGCAGGGGGACCGTTTTGTTCAGGACCGGTTCGCCGTCGGGTTTTGGGTGGACCCGCCGCTGGATGACCGGGCGGAGGAGCGGTACCAGGAAATCGCCGACGCGAATTTCACGCTGGTCATCGGCGGGTTTGCGGGGGGGGACCGGGACCTGCTGGAGCGGCAGTTGGCGCTCTGTGACAAGCACGGGCTTAAGGTGCTGCTGGTGTGCCGGGACCTGCCGCCGGAGGAGTATCCGGACGGTCCGGCCTGCTGGGGCTACGGCCTGCGTGACGAGCCCAGCGCGGCGGACTTCCCCGCGCTGCGGGAGCAGGTGGACGCGGTGCGCCGCGCGCGTCCGGGCCGGCTGGCGTACATCAACCTGTTTCCGGACCACGCCTCGCCCAGGCAACTGGGCACGGAGACCTATGAGGAGCATGTGACCCGCTTTCTGGACGAGGTCGGGGTGGACGTGCTGAGCATGGACCATTACCCGCTCTTCCATCCCGACCGGGACGGGCGGGACGCCTACTGCGGGAACCTGGAGGTAATGCGCCGGCACGCGCTGCGGAAGGGCATCCCGTTCTGGAACTTCTTCAACACCATGCCCTACGGCCCGCACACGGACCCGACGGAGGACCAGTTGCGCTGGCAGATTTACGCCTCCCTCTCCTACGGCGCGAAGGGCGTCCTGTATTTCTGCTACTACACGCCCGTGAGCCATGAGTTCCCGAAGGGCGGCGCCATCATCACGCGGGACGACCGGCGCACGCGCCACTGGTACCAGGCGCAGCGGCTCAACGCGGAGTTGAAGAACGTCGGCCCCGTGCTGATGCGCCTCACCAGTACCGGCGCTCGCCGGGTGGGACCGGAGGACAGCCCGGCGGAAAAACTGGCCGGTTCGGGCATTGCGGACATCACGCGGGACAAGGTGGACCCGCCGAACGACTATCTGGCCGGGACATACACCCACGAGGACGGACGCCGCGCCGTGATGCTGATGAACTACCGCTTCGCCTTCACCGCATGGCCCACGGTGGCCTTTGACGCGCCCCTGGAGCAAATCACAGAGGTGGACAAGCGCACGGGTGCCGAGATTCCGGTGATTGACGACAGCCCGGAGATGCCCGGGGTCCAGCTTTCCCTGGACGCGGGCGAGGGGCGGCTCTTCCTGATGCCATGAGTTTCCCCGACCAGGGTACAGGCACCGGTTGCGCAAACCGGGCCGACCGACCCGCCACAGGCTGAAGACGCAACCGTTGCCAGTCCCCCTGGCACATCGCGAAAAAATGAGGGGACTGCCAACGGCGCGGCACATGGCCGCGGCTCGGAGAAAATGCCCGCCTCCGCGCCGGTGGCTGTACCCGGAACTGCTTTTCCTTTTGCCGCAGACTACCCTTCGCTGATGTGCCATCCCCCCTGCTTGCGGGGGGGTAGGGGGGGAAACTACAATGGCCGAAACGGAGGCACAGTCCACCCATGGCCATCAAGACGCGCATCACGGAAATGCTGGGCATCGAGCACCCCATCCTGCAGGGGGGCATGCAGTGGCTGGCGAAGGCGGAGCTGGTGTCCGCGGTGTCCAACGCGGGCGGTCTGGGCTTCATCACGGCGGTCTCCTTCTGCACGGCGGACGAGCTGCGCCAGGAAATCCGGAAGACCCGCGACATGACGGACAGGCCCTTCGGGGTGAACGTGTCCATGCTGCCCGCAATGATGCCGGGCGACCTCACGGGCGCCTACATGGACGTGGTCTGCGAGGAGGGCATCCCCGTGATCGAGACGGCTGGGCGCAACCCCGAGCCGTATGTGGCCAAACTCAAGTCCGCCGGGGTGAAACTGATCCACAAGGTGCCCGCCGTGCGCTTTGCCAAGAAGGCGGAGAGCATCGGCGTGGACGCCGTGACCGTGGTGGGCTTCGAGTGCGGCGGGCATCCGGGCATGGACGACGTGCCGTCGCTGATCGTGCTGCCCAAGGCGGCCCAGGCGCTGAACATCCCCGTGATTGCGGCGGGCGGCTTCTGCGACGGGCGCAGCCTGGTGGCCGCGCTGGCCCTGGGCGCGGAGGCCGTGCTGATGGGCACGCGGTTCATGGCGGCGAAGGAAAGCCCCATGCACGACAATTTCAAACAGTGGATGGTGGAGGCGCAGGAGACGGACACGATGGTGGTGGAGCGGTCCATCCGCAACGCGGCCCGCATCATGAAGAACGAGGCGGCGCTGACGGTGGCCCGCATGGAGGCCGAGGGCGCCACCCTGCAGGAACTGCTGCCGGTCATCGCGGGCCGGGTCGGCCGCGACGCCTACCTCAGCGGGGACATCAACCTGGGCACCATCGCCTGCGGCCAGGTGGTCGGGCGCATCCACGACGTCCCGTCCGTCCGGGACATCATTGACGGCGTCATCGCCGAGGCAGAGGCCGTGCTGGCGGGACTGAACGGCCGCTTCGGGGGGTGACGCGGGAAATCCCCGCCTTTTGACCGCCGCCGGGGCATGCGGTAGAATATCCGCCGTCCGGAACGGTGCCGGATATTCGAGGGTGCTTTAACCGACGGGTGGCCTTATTTTGCCCCACTCCAGCCTGAAACACGCGCGCGGCGCGCGCCTAGCCCTTATCTGCCTGATCCTCGCGGCATGCCTGGGGGCGTCCGGACAGGACGCCCCGGCGACCTTTTCCGGCAACCTCGGCGGGGAGCGGGTGACCCTCTCCGCCGCCGTGCATGATGTGGGGGGCGTGGCCTATGTCTCGCTGAACCGCCTGGTGGACCAGCTCGGCGGCGGCATGACGCTCATGACGGGCCAGGGCGAGATCAGCCTTGACGGGGCATCCGCCGTCGCCGTGGTGAACGACGCGGCGGTGCGCACGGCCACCAAACAGTTTACTCTTCAGCACCCGGTGCTGGCCGGCGACAACGCGCTGTTCATCGCCGCCTCGGACGCGGAGGCTTTTTTCCGGGAGGGGTTCGGCGTGGCGGTGACGCGGACTACGGCGGCGGCGCCGCCGGTGGAGCTTTCGCCGTCCACCCCCGCCGACGCCCTTTTGGAGGAGGACCCCGCCGCGCTGCTCGCGCCGCTTCCCGACCCGGCCCCGGCCCCGGCGGCGGTGGAGCCGCTGACGCCGGTTGATCCGGCATTGACCGAGGAGGCCCCGCCGCTGGAGCCGGTGACCGCGCCGGAGTCCGCCGCGGAAGCGCCCGCCTCCGCCACGGTCGCGCCGGAATCGCTCCGGGGTCCGGTGCTCGCGCTGGCGCTTGACGCCGGCCATGGCGGGTCGGACGCGGGAACCACGGCGCAGGGCGGGGTATTGGAGAAGGAAGTCACCCTGGCGCTGGCGCAGCGGGTGGCGGAAAAGTTCAAAGAACGGTCGAAAATTCCGGTGAGCCTTACCCGGGACGGGGACCGGGCCATGACGGCGGGCGAGCGGGCGGCGTCGGGCGGCGTGAAGCCGGGGGCGCTGCTGGTGAGCCTGCACGCGGGCGCGCCCGCCGCGCCGGAGGGCGCGGGGGTGCTGCTGCTGCACGCGCCGGTGACGGGGCGGGGCGGCGACCCGGACGCGCTGGCGGGCCGGGCGCAGTCGTTCGCGGAGGGTCTGGCCGGGAAATTGAACGGCGCGGAAGGCGGGGCGAAGGCTGCGGTGCGGGCGGCGCCCCTGCGTTTGCAGACGGCGGCGGGGGTGCCCTGCGTGCTCGCGGAGTGCGGCACGCTGTCCACGGCGGAGGGGGCGGCGGCGCTGGCGGACGCGGCGCGGCGCGACGCCCTTGCGGACGGGATTGCGGCGGCGCTGGCGGAACTGCTGAACGAACACAACGCGCGCCCCTGAGGCGCGCCGGGAAGGCGAACCCCCTTGAACCGGAACACGAAAAACCGAATACTCGTCCGGCTGGGCCTGTCGCTGTGGGCGCTGGCCACGCTGGTGCTCTGCGTGGTGGCCTTCGCGCTCGTCAAGGAGCTGGCCGGGTCGGGACGCGACCCCGTGGCCACCCTGGCGGGGTCTGCGGGGCTTTCGCAGCCCACGGCGGAGACGGCGGCGCCGCGCGCCCCGTCGGGCACCCGCGAGATAGTGGTCTACTTCGGCGCGGAGGGCGCCGCCGAACTGGTCGCCGAGCCTGTGTCCATCGAGCCGGGGGCGCGCACGGTGGAGAACTGCCGCCGCGCGCTGGAGGCGCTGATTGCGGGCCCGAAACGGCCCGGCCTTTCGCCGGTGCTTCCGCTGACGGCGAAACTGCGCGGGTTGTACCTGCTGGACGACGGGGAGCTGGTGGCGGACTTTTCGAGTGAGCTGGCCCTGGCGCACACGGGCACGAAAAGCGCGGCCATGGAGACGCTCATGGCGCAGGCGGTGGCGGCCACGGTGACGCAGGAGGCGCTGCGCGCGCAGGGGGACCAGACGGGGGTAAAGCGGGTGCTCCTTCTCGAGGGCGCGCCGCCGCCGGAGCAGTTCCCGGCGCATGTGGACCTGTCCCAGCCGCTTCAGGCGGACCCGAAATGGATTCGGACGGCGGCGGGATGAGCGGACGGCGGCGGACAGAGCGTGCCATCGGCATCTTTGACTCGGGGGTCGGCGGGCTGACGGTGCTCAAGAAAATCGCCCTGCGGCTGCCCGGGGAGCACCTGTGCTACCTGGGCGACACGGCGCGGGTCCCCTACGGCACGAAATCGGCGGACACGGTGGTCCGCTACGCCCGCGCCTGCGCGGCGCATCTGGAGGCGCGGGGCATCAAGCTGCTCGTGGTGGCGTGCAACACGGCGTCGGCCTACGCCATGGACGCGCTCCGCGCGGAGCTGGCCATTCCGGTGATCGGGGTGGTGGAGCCGGGCGCGCGGGCCGCGGTGCGGCGCACGCGCACGCGGCGTGTGGGGGTTATCGGCACGGCGGGCACCGTGGGCAGCGGGGCCTACCCCCGCGCCATCGCCGCGCTGGACCCGTCGGTGGAGGTGGTTTCGCGGGCCTGCCCGCTTTTCGTGCCCCTGGCCGAGGAGGGCTGGACGCGCGGCGCGGTGCCGGAAACGGCGGCGCGGACTTATCTCGGCGACTTGGCGGAAAAGGGGCTGGACACGCTGGTGCTGGGCTGCACGCACTACCCGTTGCTGCGGACGGCCATCGCGGCGGGCGTGGGAAAGGGCGTGCGGCTGGTGGACAGCGCGCAGGAGACGGCGAAGGCGGTGGAGGAGGCGCTGGACGGGGCGCGGCTGCGGCGCGCGGGAACCGGTCCGGGGGTCCGCGAGTACTGCGTGAGCGACGCGCCGGAGAACTTCGCCCGAATCGGCGCGCGCTTCCTGGGGCACCCCCTGGGCCGGGTGGAGTGGGTGGATGTGTAGCCGGTCCGGCCCGCGCGCCCTGCTGCTGTGCCTTCTTTGCGCCTTACCCGGCGCCGGTTCGGCGCAAAATCTCACGGCGGAGACGGGCGCCCTGGCGGAACGCTTCACGGAGATGCTGCAAAACCAGGGGCTTTCCGGGGGGGGCGTCCGCCGTGAAGGGATGGCGCCGCGCGTTGAGCCGGACGCGCAATGGGGTTTTTTCCGCTTTGACGTGTCCACCGCCGGGGTGGAGGACTGGGGCGCGCTGCGCGCCGCGCTGGTGGGGGAACTGGCCCGGGCGCGGGTGACGGTGGTGGAGACCCATGACCCGGCGGCGGGGTACCCGCTGTTGCGGCTGTTTCTTGGCAGGCGGCTTTTCGCCGAGGCCTTGTTCTCCCCCGCCCTGCCGGAAAACGGGGGGGAGAACGGGGAGGACGGGCGCAACGGGGCGCCGCCGCCGCCCGCGCCCGACTATGACGCCTGCGGGCTGATCATCGAGGTGGCCCGCAAGGCGCTGCTTGGGGCGGGGGTTCCGGAATCCGCCCTGACACCGGTGGCGCCGGGCAAGCCGCCGCGCTTTGAGGCCGTGCTGCCGGAAAAACCGTCCCTTGCGGAGGTGACCCCGGTGCTGGAGTCCGCGGTGGGATTCTACGGGTTTTATCTGGAGCCGTGGCGTGCGGGGCCGCACCGCACGGTCATCCGCGTCAGCCAGGGGTACGACGCCTGCCTGGAAATCATCTGCGTCACGCCGGAGGCCTTCGCCCCGCAGCCCGCGGAGGAGGAGCGCCCCCTGCTCCTTCCCTCGGAGCCGCCCGCGGAGCCCGTTCCGCCGTTGGTGCCTCACGCACCGCCCGCCCCCCCCCAGGGCCCGGCGCTGCTGGCGATTATTCTGGACGACGGCGGCTGGGGCGGCCATGTGACGCGGCGCGTGCTGGCGCTGGACAAACATCTCACCCTGGCCATCCTGCCGCACACACCCTTCTGCGAACAGACGGCGCGTGAGGGGGCGGCGCTCGGCTTCGAGGTGATGCTGCACATGCCGATGGAGACGGGCGGGGGAAAATGGCCCCACGAGGGCCTGCTGAAGACGGACATGGACCGCGAGACCATCCAGCGGCTGACCCGCGAGGCGCTCGCGCAGGTTCCGGGCGCGGCCGGGGTGAACAATCACACGGGCACATTGTTTACGACCGACGCGGAGCGCCTGGGCTGGTTCATGGAGGTGCTCAAGGGGGAGGGCTTATACTTTGTGGACAGCCGGACGAACTCCCGGTCCGTGGCGCATGCCGTGGCCGTGGAGCAGGGACTGCGCGCCCTGAGCCGGGACGTGTTTCTGGACAACAACAGCGAGCCGGACTACATCCGGGGACAACTGGACATATTGGTCGCGCGCGCCGTGGCGCGCGGTCGGGCCGTGGGCATCGGGCATTTCCGCCGCAACACCGTGACGGTGCTGGAGGAGGCGCTGCCCGGACTGGAGGCGCGGGGCGTCAAGCTGGTGCCCCTCTCGGAGCTGCTGCCATGAGCATACTATTGGGCATTGAGAGTTCATGCGACGAGACCGGCGTGGCCGTGGTGCGGGACGGGCGCGAGGTTCTTTCTAACCTGGTGATTTCCCAGATAGACATCCACCGGCTCTTCGGGGGCGTGGTGCCGGAAATCGCGTCGCGCCAACACATCAAGGCGATACACCCGCTGGTGGAGGCGGCGCTGGCGGAGGCCGGGCTGGACTGGGCGCCGGACGGCGCGCCCGCGCTGGACGCCGTGGCCGCGACGAACGGGCCGGGGCTGATGGGGTCGCTGCTGGTGGGGCTGGGCTTCGCCAAGGCGCTGGCCTATGCCTGGAAAAAGCCGTTTGTCCCGGTGCACCACATCGAGGGGCACCTGTTTTCCGCCTTCCTCGGGGAAAAGGCGCCGGAATTCCCCTTCCTGGCGCTGGTGGTCAGCGGGGGGCACACCCAGATTATCCAGTGCGCCCGGCCCCACCAGTATGAAATTCTCGCCACCACCCGCGACGACGCGGTGGGCGAGTCTTTCGACAAGGTGGCGCGCCTGCTGGACCTGCCCTACCCCGGCGGCCCCTCGATACAAAAGGCGGCGGAAGGCGGCAATCCAAACGCTTTCGACTTGCCGCGCGCCATGCTGCGGAAAGAGACCCTGGACTTCAGCTACAGCGGGCTGAAGACGGCGGTGCTGTACGCCCTGCGGGAGTGTCCGGACACGAACCCGGCGGACCTCGCGGCCAGTTTCCAGGCGGCGGCCATAGACACGCTGATCTTGAAGACCCGGCAGGCCATCGAGGCCACGGGCGCGACGCGGCTGGTCATCGCGGGCGGCGTGGCCGCCAACCGGCTGCTGCGCGAGCGTGCCATGGAATTGCCCGTCGAGGTGTTCCTGCCGCCGTTCAAGTACTGCGTGGACAACGCCGCCATGATTGCCGCCGCCGGCGACTCGCGGCTGGCGCATGGATTTGCGGGGGGGGGGCTGGACACCCCGGCGGACCCGTCGCTGGCGCTGTGCGTTCCCGTGGGCTGAAAGCGGTGGGGTGGACGGAGTGGACGGGGTGGACGGTGTGGACGGTGTGGACGGTGTGGACGGTGTGGACGGTGTGGACGCAGAAGTCACATAAAACACAGGAAGAATAGGGGTGAAGTGAATGGGGTTGGGTGCGGTGAATGGCGCCGGAACAAAGCCCCCCCCCGGCCCCCCCCCCCCCCCCCCCCCCCCGGGGGGGGGGGGCGCGGGGGGGCGGGGGGGGGGGCGGGGGGGGGGGGGGGGGGGGGGGGGTTTGGGGGGGGGGGGGGGGGGCGGGGCGGCCCGGGNNNNNNNNNNACGATTTTTCAAAAAAAAAAAATGTATCATTTGGGTTTATTTTTTTGGGGTTGGTGGGGGTTATTGTGGCCGTAAATTCGCCCCCCCCCCCCCCCCCCCCCCCCCCCCGCAAGCAGGGGGGAAAAAGAGGGAGCGCAAGCAGGGGGGAAAAAGACCTTGGCGCTACGCGGTCTGTGGCAACAGGCATCATATTCCGGGTACAGCCACCTGCGCGGAGGCGGGCATCTTCTCCGAGTTTTGGTTGTGGACCGCGCCGTTGGCAGTCCCCTCCGCCATGGCCAGGGGACTGGCAACGGTTGCGTTGAAGCGCCAAACGCCATGCCCACAATCCCAATTGCGCAACCGGTGCCTGTACCGAATGCGAAGAAGAATCCCCCCTGCCCCCCCACCGCAAGCGGGGGGTTATAAGCGGAAGCGCAAGCAGGGGGGATGGGAGGGAAGCGCAAGGTGAGGGAGAAGAGTGCTGCTCATTCAGACAAAGACACCGTTGGTATGGACGCGAAACAGTCTTTGGCCGTGACGCAATGGGATGACGTTCCCATGGATGATTGCCAGAAGCAAACGCGGAGACGCAGAGGACGCAGAGAGGCGCGGAGTGGGAGTGGCACAGGCTTCCCGCCCGTGAGACCATGGCCGGGACGGCCATGCCACGCTAGAGGGGGCACTCAGGCCAGCCGTTCCCTTCTTCTCCCTGGCGGGATGATCAGGGTCTCTCGTCTGTGTGTTGAGGCGCTGTGCGCGCCCGTCTTTTCCAGACCCGGATGCGCCCGCCCAGGAGGAATACCCCACCGGTTATCAGCACCAGCAGTATCGGTACAAGCTCCAGGTGCATGTGTCCCGCGCCCATGGGGTCGCTGGGGCCGTTGAAGGCGTACCCGGCATAAGCGAAGGCATAGAAGAAGGACAGGCCGAAGAAGGATTTGGCGACGAGGCGTTCGCCCAAAAAGGTGACAGCGGCCAGCGCCGCGAGGGGAAAAAGTGACCAGACAAGAAAAACTATGGCGAGTGGTTTTCGGTTTCGGGCAAGAATCTGTTCAACATGCGCCTTTTCCCACCGGTCCTGCTCTTCCAGCCTCTGCGCATGCTCCTCATCAGTCTCGCCGGGCCATTGGCGGTTCTCGTCGTGGGCGGATTCCATGGGTCGGGTGGGGATGAGGTACTCGTCGTAGATGTTGGCGCCGGCGAAGGCGAGTGAGGCCAGGGTCAGGGCCAGTGTGATGAAGAAACGGGTCTGGTGTCTCATGGAAGTCCACTCCCGGTGTCCGATGATTTTACTCGAATCTCTCGGAGATGTAAACCCTGCCATGGCAAGATTTTATGGTTTTTGGCGTGGCCGGAAAGTTTTTTCCTGTTCCGCTTGCCAAAAAGGGCAAAATGTTGGATAATGGCAACATATCGTTGTCATGCGGACTAAACGGGCGCTTCATGGGGAAGACGCCGCATCACAGAAGGAAAACGTCCATGAGAGGCAATGTTTTTTGTGTGCTGACGCTTGCGCTTGCAGCCGCGCTGTCAGGGGCGCTTACGGGCTGCGACAAGGTGCCGGTGGCGGACTTCACCGCCACGCCCACCGTGGGCGACGCGCCGCTGGTGGTCGCGTTTTCGGACACATCGCGGGTGGAAAAGGCCGAGGGGATTGTGGGCTGGGCCTGGAATTTCGGGGACGGGGCGAACTCTGCGGAGCAGAATCCCGTCCACACCTACAACGACCCGGGCAATTATGCCGTGTCGTTGACGGTGACCCATGAGAACGGCAAGACGAGCACGAAGACGGTGCCGGGCATGATTACGGTCACCACGCCGGGCGGCGAGGGCGAGGGCGAGGGCGAAGGGGAAGGAGAAGGAGAGGGTGAAGGGGAACCGGGAACGACCCTGGTGACGGGATTCGTGACCCAGGTGGGCGGCTCGGCGCTTGCGCTGGTGGATGTGGAACTGGCCCCGGCGGGATTAAACGCGCAGACAGACCCGACGGGGATGTACCAGTTTGAGGGGGTGACCCCCGAGCCGGGCATGGTGGTGCGGTTCAGCAAGGCGGGCTTCACCACGAACAGCGTGATTGTGGACGGGATACCGGACGGCATCACGACGGCGAACGGGACGCTGAAGAAGCTTGAGCCGGCGCAGCCGCTGGACTCGGACGCGGGGGGCGAGGTGGCTGACAGCGCGGGCAACCTGTTTTCCGTGCCCGCCGGGGCGTTTGTGACGAAGAGCGGCGGGAAGTCGGTGGGCGGCGAGGTGGATGTGAGCATCACCCCGCTGGACGTGACGGATGCGGCTGAGCTGGCGGCGTTTCCGGGGAACTTCCGCGCCCTTGCCGCGGGCAAACAGGGCGGCGAAGAGGTGCAACTGGAAACCTTCGCGCTGGCTGACTTCACGGTGACGCAGGGCGGCGAGGAGCTGGACCTTGCACCGGGCGCGGAGGCGGTCATCGAGCTGGTGCTGCCGGAGACCACGCCGCTGGCGCTTGGCGAGGAGGTGCCGCTGTGGTCCTTTGACGAGGCGAGCGGCCTGTGGATTGAGGAGGGCGCCGGCGTGGTGGTGTCGTCCTCGAAGAGCACGGGGCTTGCGTACCGTGCGGACATCACGCACCTTTCGTGGTGGAACTGCGACCAGCCCATCGAGACGAAGAACTGCATCCGGGGCCGCGTCGTGGACGGCGCGGGCGCGCCGGTGGCCGGCGCGCCGGTGGAGGGGGCCGGGGTGGACTACAACGGGGTTTCCGCCGGGGTTTCCGGCGCGGACGGCACTTTCTGCATGGACGTGAAGCGGAACAGCACGGTGGTGGTCCGGGTGTACCTGCCGGGCGGCAATGTGGTGATTCGCGAGGAGACGGTGAACGTGCCCGACGCCATGGCCACCTGCGCGGCGGGCGGCTGCGTCAATCTGGGCGACCTGCCGCTGACCTTTGACTCGTGCGTCAAGGGGCGGGTGATGGGCGAGGACGGCGTGCCGGTGGCGGGCGCCGAGGTGCGCAGTTCCGCGGGCAGCACGGCCGTCACCGACAGCAACGGCTATTTCTGCATGGAGACCATCGGCGGCGCCCAGCTCTCGGTGTGGGTGGCGGGCCGCCCGGCGGTCATCACGGTGACCCCGGCCTCGGCCACGTGCGCGGCGGACGACTGCGCCG from Candidatus Hydrogenedentota bacterium includes:
- a CDS encoding LamG domain-containing protein, which codes for MTRTPFRLVPLFVLLSAFCAAAESGPAGFWRLDADSLDSSGNARHAVNHGVRFDAPAPDGMPAARFNGVDAFLEVPAELAPRLGADDFTLSLRVFTEAALDDAPGDLLGKYDPDTRTGVNFSLPTFSGVSNSQPNHRNIHFGVDAAHRGDAWTDCGRPGNAVFVFGFAVHDDSLYAATCEPGERESGHVYRYAGGTAWEDCGSPDGSNAVAALAVHDGRLYAGTSRYDTTGSALDASPNTTPGGAVYRHEGGKEWTFCGRLENPETGAAATMGGMAVFRGELYATTLKQEGFGLYRYLGGEAWEYCGNPGRRVLNPCAFNGALYMVSYDAPGGPFRYDGAGWSYAGGGIHPPIHQDYAFAALGGRLHVSTWPEARVYRMEPGGEWTECGRPGEELETMGMMVYNGKLYTGTLPSSVVYRYGGGRTWTPVGGQLDTAEGKYRRAWSMALYRGKLFCGTLPSGKVFSLEAGLNVTHDRELPPGWRHLAAVRRGNSLALYVDGEPVAEHADPDAPVLDIANGQPLRIGFGAGDYFNGWMRELRVYERALSAEELRGVFGAGGK
- a CDS encoding nitronate monooxygenase, producing MAIKTRITEMLGIEHPILQGGMQWLAKAELVSAVSNAGGLGFITAVSFCTADELRQEIRKTRDMTDRPFGVNVSMLPAMMPGDLTGAYMDVVCEEGIPVIETAGRNPEPYVAKLKSAGVKLIHKVPAVRFAKKAESIGVDAVTVVGFECGGHPGMDDVPSLIVLPKAAQALNIPVIAAGGFCDGRSLVAALALGAEAVLMGTRFMAAKESPMHDNFKQWMVEAQETDTMVVERSIRNAARIMKNEAALTVARMEAEGATLQELLPVIAGRVGRDAYLSGDINLGTIACGQVVGRIHDVPSVRDIIDGVIAEAEAVLAGLNGRFGG
- a CDS encoding N-acetylmuramoyl-L-alanine amidase, yielding MPHSSLKHARGARLALICLILAACLGASGQDAPATFSGNLGGERVTLSAAVHDVGGVAYVSLNRLVDQLGGGMTLMTGQGEISLDGASAVAVVNDAAVRTATKQFTLQHPVLAGDNALFIAASDAEAFFREGFGVAVTRTTAAAPPVELSPSTPADALLEEDPAALLAPLPDPAPAPAAVEPLTPVDPALTEEAPPLEPVTAPESAAEAPASATVAPESLRGPVLALALDAGHGGSDAGTTAQGGVLEKEVTLALAQRVAEKFKERSKIPVSLTRDGDRAMTAGERAASGGVKPGALLVSLHAGAPAAPEGAGVLLLHAPVTGRGGDPDALAGRAQSFAEGLAGKLNGAEGGAKAAVRAAPLRLQTAAGVPCVLAECGTLSTAEGAAALADAARRDALADGIAAALAELLNEHNARP
- a CDS encoding GerMN domain-containing protein is translated as MNRNTKNRILVRLGLSLWALATLVLCVVAFALVKELAGSGRDPVATLAGSAGLSQPTAETAAPRAPSGTREIVVYFGAEGAAELVAEPVSIEPGARTVENCRRALEALIAGPKRPGLSPVLPLTAKLRGLYLLDDGELVADFSSELALAHTGTKSAAMETLMAQAVAATVTQEALRAQGDQTGVKRVLLLEGAPPPEQFPAHVDLSQPLQADPKWIRTAAG
- a CDS encoding glutamate racemase → MSGRRRTERAIGIFDSGVGGLTVLKKIALRLPGEHLCYLGDTARVPYGTKSADTVVRYARACAAHLEARGIKLLVVACNTASAYAMDALRAELAIPVIGVVEPGARAAVRRTRTRRVGVIGTAGTVGSGAYPRAIAALDPSVEVVSRACPLFVPLAEEGWTRGAVPETAARTYLGDLAEKGLDTLVLGCTHYPLLRTAIAAGVGKGVRLVDSAQETAKAVEEALDGARLRRAGTGPGVREYCVSDAPENFARIGARFLGHPLGRVEWVDV
- a CDS encoding divergent polysaccharide deacetylase family protein, producing the protein MCSRSGPRALLLCLLCALPGAGSAQNLTAETGALAERFTEMLQNQGLSGGGVRREGMAPRVEPDAQWGFFRFDVSTAGVEDWGALRAALVGELARARVTVVETHDPAAGYPLLRLFLGRRLFAEALFSPALPENGGENGEDGRNGAPPPPAPDYDACGLIIEVARKALLGAGVPESALTPVAPGKPPRFEAVLPEKPSLAEVTPVLESAVGFYGFYLEPWRAGPHRTVIRVSQGYDACLEIICVTPEAFAPQPAEEERPLLLPSEPPAEPVPPLVPHAPPAPPQGPALLAIILDDGGWGGHVTRRVLALDKHLTLAILPHTPFCEQTAREGAALGFEVMLHMPMETGGGKWPHEGLLKTDMDRETIQRLTREALAQVPGAAGVNNHTGTLFTTDAERLGWFMEVLKGEGLYFVDSRTNSRSVAHAVAVEQGLRALSRDVFLDNNSEPDYIRGQLDILVARAVARGRAVGIGHFRRNTVTVLEEALPGLEARGVKLVPLSELLP
- the tsaD gene encoding tRNA (adenosine(37)-N6)-threonylcarbamoyltransferase complex transferase subunit TsaD, with amino-acid sequence MSILLGIESSCDETGVAVVRDGREVLSNLVISQIDIHRLFGGVVPEIASRQHIKAIHPLVEAALAEAGLDWAPDGAPALDAVAATNGPGLMGSLLVGLGFAKALAYAWKKPFVPVHHIEGHLFSAFLGEKAPEFPFLALVVSGGHTQIIQCARPHQYEILATTRDDAVGESFDKVARLLDLPYPGGPSIQKAAEGGNPNAFDLPRAMLRKETLDFSYSGLKTAVLYALRECPDTNPADLAASFQAAAIDTLILKTRQAIEATGATRLVIAGGVAANRLLRERAMELPVEVFLPPFKYCVDNAAMIAAAGDSRLAHGFAGGGLDTPADPSLALCVPVG